The following are encoded together in the Cynocephalus volans isolate mCynVol1 chromosome 4, mCynVol1.pri, whole genome shotgun sequence genome:
- the HPX gene encoding hemopexin — translation MARAPRAPVALGLLGLCWSLATASPLPPTSAPGNVAENGIGTKPGSDAIEPCSDGWSFDATTLDDNGTMLFFKGEFVWKIHTQTRKLISERWKNFTGPVDAAFRRGRDSVFLIKGDKVWVYPPEKEKRYPKSLQDEFPGIPFPLDAAVECHRGECQDEGILFFQGNRKWFWDLATRVGKERSWTAVGNCSSALRWLGRYYCFQGNQFLRFDPVTGVVPPMYPRDVRDYFVLCPGRGHGHRHRNGTSHGNGTRHGNGTHQSLEYMRCSPDLVLSALVSDHHGATYAFSGSHYWRLDTSRDGWHSWPIAHQWAEGPSTVDAAFSWDNKLYLIQGTQVYVFLAKGGYTLVSGYPKRLDKELGSPPKIKVEMVDAAFTCPGSSRLHVMAGQQLWWLDLNLGAQATWTELPWPHKKVDGALCMENSLSLHSCSTSGPSLYLVHGSNVYCYSDVEKLSEASILPQPQTVASLLGCSH, via the exons ATGGCTAGGGCACCACGAGCACCAGTTGCACTTGGGTTGTTGGGCCTGTGCTGGTCACTGGCTACTGCCAGTCCTCTTCCTCC gACCAGTGCCCCTGGCAACGTTGCTGAAAATGGTATTGGAACCAAGCCAGGCTCAGACGCAATCG aaCCCTGCTCAGATGGCTGGAGCTTTGATGCTACCACCCTGGATGACAATGGAACCATGCTGTTTTTTAAAG GCGAGTTCGTGTGGAAGATTCACACGCAGACCCGGAAGTTAATCTCAGAGAGGTGGAAGAATTTCACTGGCCCTGTGGATGCTGCATTCCGCCGTGGTCGTGACAGTGTCTTCCTGATCAAG GGGGACAAAGTCTGGGTATACCCTcctgaaaaagagaagagatatcCAAAGTCACTCCAAGATGAATTTCCTGGAATCCCATTCCCACTGGATGCAGCTGTGGAATGTCACCGTGGAGAATGCCAAGATGAAGGCATCCTCTTCTTCCAAG GTAATCGCAAGTGGTTCTGGGACTTGGCTACGAGAGTGGGAAAGGAGCGTTCTTGGACAGCCGTTGGGAACTGCTCTTCTGCCCTGCGATGGCTCGGCCGCTACTACTGCTTCCAGGGTAACCAATTCCTGCGCTTCGACCCTGTAACGGGAGTGGTACCTCCCATGTACCCTCGGGATGTCCGAGATTACTTCGTGCTCTGCCCTGGCAGAG GCCATGGTCATCGACACAGGAATGGGACCAGTCATGGGAATGGGACCCGTCATGGGAATGGTACCCACCAAAGCCTTGAGTATATGCGCTGTAGCCCAGATCTAGTCTTGTCTGCATTGGTGTCTGACCACCATGGTGCCACCTATGCCTTCAGTG GGTCCCACTATTGGCGTCTGGACACCAGCCGGGATGGGTGGCATAGCTGGCCCATTGCTCACCAGTGGGCCGAGGGTCCTTCAACCGTGGATGCTGCCTTCTCCTGGGATAATAAACTCTATCTGATCCAG GGCACCCAGGTATATGTCTTCCTGGCAAAGGGGGGCTATACCCTAGTAAGCGGTTATCCAAAGCGGCTGGACAAGGAACTTGGGAGCCCACCTAAGATCAAAGTTGAGATGGTGGATGCAGCCTTTACCTGTCCTGGGTCTTCTCGGCTCCACGTCATGGCAG GACAGCAGCTATGGTGGTTGGACCTGAATTTGGGAGCTCAAGCCACATGGACGGAGCTTCCATGGCCCCATAAGAAGGTTGACGGGGCCCTGTGTATGGAAAATTCCCTCAGCCTCCACTCGTGTTCCACCAGTGGTCCCAGCTTGTACCTCGTCCATGGCTCTAATGTATACTGCTACAGTGATGTGGAAAAACTGAGTGAGGCCAGTatccttccccagccccagacAGTGGCCAGcctcctgggctgcagccactga